Genomic DNA from Nonomuraea rubra:
TGCACCAGGACGCTCTGCCCCGCCTGGACACGGCCGTGCTCGAACAGCCCCTGCCACGCGGTCAGGCCCGAGATCGGCAGGCTCGCGCCCACGGTGAAGTCGACGTCGCCCGGCAGCGGGGCGAGGTTACGCGCCTCGACGGCCGCGTACTCCGCCAGGGTGCCGTCGCGCGTCCAGTCCGTGAGGCCGAACACCCGCTGGCCCACCGACAGCCCCGTCGTGCCGTAGCCGAGAGCGCTGACCACTCCGGCCAGCTCGTGGCAGGGGATCGACGGTGTCCGGTCACGGCCGAGGCGGTCGGTCCAGGTCGAGGGCCACGTCAGCTCCCCCGGGGTGAATCCCGACGCATGAACCTCAACCAGCACATCGTTCCCCGCCGCCTCGGGCTGGGGGCGCTCCGCCAGCATCATCCCGGCCGTTCCCGCGGCCTCGTCCGTCACCACGATCGCCTTCATCCGGGCACCTCCTGCATCCAATCCTCGCCGCAGCCTCTCGGCGATTCATGGACCATATCGTCCATCATAGCAACCGTGCAGATGCACCTCGACAGACGAAGAGCTAGTGCCGGAAGGGTTCGTCGATCGATGTGCCCGTCAGATCCATGTGGACTTAATAGTCCCTCCATGCGGCGGCTATGATCAAACAGGGTAGCCTGAGGACTGTGAGCAGGCCGGAGAACGAACAGCCGGGGCAGAGGCTGACGCCACGTGGGGCCGCCACCCGCGCGCGCATCGTGGCGGCCGCTGTCGAGCTGATGTACGTGAAGGGCGTGAACGCGACCACGCTGGACGACGTCCGGGCCGCGAGCAACACCAGCAAATCCCAGCTCTACAACCACTTCCCGGACAAGGAGGAACTGGTCCGCGCCGTCGTCGCGGCGCGCTCCGCGCAGATCCTCGAGCGTGAACGCGGCCACCTGCAGCGCTTGAAGTCGTTCCGCGGCCTGGTCCGCTGGCGCGATGCGCTGGTGCAGCGGAAC
This window encodes:
- a CDS encoding TetR/AcrR family transcriptional regulator, yielding MSRPENEQPGQRLTPRGAATRARIVAAAVELMYVKGVNATTLDDVRAASNTSKSQLYNHFPDKEELVRAVVAARSAQILERERGHLQRLKSFRGLVRWRDALVQRNALQNGAYGCALGSLASELADQDDQARATLAESFVEWEGLLAAGLRRMRESGVLRPDADPEKLATGLMAALQGGYLLAETAHDIKPMEIALDMALDHVKSFLTA